The genomic DNA GCAAAAAGAACCGCAATAGGGAGCTTTGGAGGAACATTAAAAGATAAAAAAGCAGCAGAATTAGGTGCAGAGGCAATAAAAGCAGCAATGAAGCAAGCAGGTGTAACTCCAGAACAAATAGACCAAACAATAGTAGGGAACGTATTAATAGCAGGTCAAGGAATGGGGCCAGCAAGACAAGCAGCAATATATGCTGGAATACCAGTAGAAAAACCAGCATATACAGTACATATGGTATGTGGAAGTGGAATGAAAGCAATAATGTTAGGAGCAAATGAAATAAAATTAGGAAATGCAGAAATTATAGTAACTGCTGGTATGGAAAGTATGTCAAATGCTCCTATGTTACTACCAGCAAAATCAAGATTTGGGTTAAAATTTGGAAACATAGAAATGATAGATCATATGGTTTATGATGGATTAACAGATGTTTTTAATCAATATCACATGGGAATAACAGCAGAAAATATAGTAGAAAAATATGGATTAACAAGAGAAGAGCAGGATGAATTTGCAGCAACAAGTCAGCAAAGAGCAGAAAAAGCAATAAAAGAAGGAAAGTTTAAAGACGAAATAGTACCAATAGAAATAAAAACAAGAAAAGAAACAAAAATATTTGATACAGATGAATATCCAAGATTTGGAACAACTAAAGAAACATTAGCAAAACTAAGACCAGCATTCAAAAAAGATGGAACAGTAAC from Marinitoga sp. 1197 includes the following:
- a CDS encoding acetyl-CoA C-acetyltransferase produces the protein MEKVYIVGAKRTAIGSFGGTLKDKKAAELGAEAIKAAMKQAGVTPEQIDQTIVGNVLIAGQGMGPARQAAIYAGIPVEKPAYTVHMVCGSGMKAIMLGANEIKLGNAEIIVTAGMESMSNAPMLLPAKSRFGLKFGNIEMIDHMVYDGLTDVFNQYHMGITAENIVEKYGLTREEQDEFAATSQQRAEKAIKEGKFKDEIVPIEIKTRKETKIFDTDEYPRFGTTKETLAKLRPAFKKDGTVTAGNSSGINDGASAIIIASETAVKKYGLIPLAEIIAYEQGGVDPSIMGMGPVAAITNLVEKKGIKLEQMELLELNEAFAAQSLGVIKELSEKYGLTKKWFMERTNVNGGAIALGHPIGASGNRITVTLLYEMKKRNVEYGLASLCIGGGMGTALVIKNI